The region TACATTCGTGACCTCCGGTGCTAAAGCGTCGACGCGCCTATTGACGCGCTGATAGAATATTCGTTTATATTCGTTTTATGCAAGAGAAATCGAACGAGGCGGCGACGCGAGACTGGGGTAAGATGCTCAATGCCATCGCCGTGAGGGACCGCGTCACCCAGACCGAATTAGCCTTGGCGCTGCATACCAGCCAATCTACAATATCGAAAATCATGCATGGGATCAGTCAACCTCGACCGAAACTGAGACATCGGATCGAAGCGCTCGCCGCCCCGACGGAGGTGTCGAGCCACTGGCTTGAAAAAGTAGGCGACGCGGCCCGCAGTTCCCCGAAGTTCTTCAAGATCGTAGACGCCGCCCTCGCCTTAGTGAATGCTAACGAATAATTTGAACAATGACGATGTAGCTCACCCACTGCAGACGATCGCGAAAGATGGATCTCTAGTCGGACCTTCGGAGCGAGGAGAACATTGATTGAATGTCGGCGTTGGAAAACGAAGTAGACGAAGGCGTAACCGCACTTGGGGAATGCGAACGCATTGGGCTCACCGACTCCTCTCGCTCGCGTTGCTCCTGAGCCCATTGGATCGAGGCCACCCGCTCTTCGAAGTCTGTCTTCTTAAACGAGAACGTTGCCGCCGGCATCAGTTGCTCGATCTTGTCTATGTTCTCGAGCCAATCGCCGATTACCTGCTCAGGATCCTCGCTTTTGCCGATCGCGTCCATGTCCAACACATCCACGGCTTCCTCGGCCGCGGTCTCGAAGTTCTTATAGAACTCTTCGGACATCTCGACTTTCGACGCCGCGAGTGCCGTTGCGAGCGACGCAAGTTCCTCGATTTCCATTGCGTACTCACGATCAGATGACACATACCTGTGCAGATGGAGGCGGAGATATCGCGCGTATGCCCCCGCATGCGGCAAATTGCTGAATCGGCCACTGTCGAGCTCATCAATGAACGGTGGGAGATTTCCCTCGTCTATCCAGAAAAGATCATCGGACTTGTACCGTCTGATAACGTCGCAGTAGCCTGTTTGACCCGAAGCCAAAATAAGGTGACCGATCAGCCCGGCGAGTTCGTGCAACGGGCCTCTGCCATCGACCTTGCCACTTGTGATGATGTCAAGCAAAGCCGTAGCGACTTGCTTTTTGATCTCAGCCGAGGCCCGGGGATCAATCTTTTTCCAAAGGGACATTGCGCCGGCCACCGATGGGACGGCACTCGCAAGGGTGCCAAGTACCCGCGCATCCGCCGATTCTCTGGAAAGATAATCTTGTACGGAGGGATTGATGAAATTGGCGCGATCGCCGTCGATAACGACAAACGACGATTTCACCTCGCGTAGCGTTTCTTCAAATAATGACGAGCGTACTTCGTCCTTGGTAACAACTCCGAAATTCACGACGGCCCGGTCGAAGAATACACGAAGCTTGTTCAATCTCGCGCCCGGCTCGGAAAATCGCTCATTCTCTGCGAAGTACATGCAATACAGAAGGACTCGAGCGTTCTGGCTGATGTGCCGCCTGAACGCCTTGTCCCAGATTTTGTCCGGGTTCTCCAGCGTCTGGAGGAATGCTTTGGGATATTCCGAAGGAGATATTCCGCGCTGCCTAATCTCGTCTGTCATCCATTGGATTATTCGCGGCATGTAGTTTCGGTGGTCGACAATCTGGCGCACGGTGTCGCCGACCAGCAGCGCCTGAACGGATTCTTGATCGATATCCGAGTGGTAGAGATGATTGTAAAGAATGCGAGCCTTTAGTTCCCTTGTGTAGGTGCTCAGGTTCAGGACCATTTCCGACATCTCGATTTTACGGTCGTCAAGGGCTTCCGATATCGCTCGTGCCGCTTCTAGGATGTAGGCTCGCGTGGTCAACACGAAACGCTTTTTCTTGTCCCGCTGAATGTGGGAGATAAAACGGGCGATCTTGCCGTCATCACGAGAGAGAGAAGCTGGATCGAGCCTGATCTTTCCGAGGAAGTCGTCGAACACGAAGAACTGGCGAACATCGCGCTGATAGGCGCGGAATGCATCGTCGATCGACGTAATAGAAACAAGCTCCCAGCCATCGTCGCTGTATTCCGCGGCGAGAACCTGTGCAAGTGTCGTTTTGCCGACCCCTGGTGGGCCGGATACGATCAGACAATGCGTGACATTTAGGATATTTGCAGATTTCTTGAGGCTTGGATTGACGACGAAGACCTTTAATATCCTCTCGATCTCGTCGTAGGTGGCCTCGGTGAATACGGCGATGTCATTCTTCAGCAGCCTGTCTAAAACCGTGGCGCTTGAAAGCCAGAGCTTTATGTTGCGCTTCTCCACGGATGCATGCTTGGAGAGAAACGCATTGATTTCCGTACGCCCCCATATCCTGCTGACGTCTACCGATGAATGACAGAGATGTGACGCCAGCAGTGCTTTGCGTGAGGGTGTCAGAGGCTGGGATGTCAGCAGATAGTATTCCGCAGGCTGCAGCCGGGCGATGTTCTTTGCCTCGGCTTTGACGGCTTTTTGCAGATCTGACCACGTGCTGTTTTTGTAGTGCTTGGCCTGGAGAATGATACCACCGTCAGCGTGCCCGTGACGGCCGTCTATGCCGCCATCTGCCCCCTCGGCGAACCGCTCAAATCGATACCCTGTTTCGGCCTCCACAAGGTCGACGCACAAGCCCTCGAATTCGATCGGCGACAGGTTGGCGAAATCGTAACGGTCGGACATCAGCAGGCGACTCCAAGGTACAAGCCCGTGATATTACTGAATAAGATGTTGCAGTCTACACGGTTCCCCGATCCATTTGGGGACTGCCGACTAGATGAGATA is a window of Rhizobium sp. N324 DNA encoding:
- a CDS encoding restriction endonuclease produces the protein MSDRYDFANLSPIEFEGLCVDLVEAETGYRFERFAEGADGGIDGRHGHADGGIILQAKHYKNSTWSDLQKAVKAEAKNIARLQPAEYYLLTSQPLTPSRKALLASHLCHSSVDVSRIWGRTEINAFLSKHASVEKRNIKLWLSSATVLDRLLKNDIAVFTEATYDEIERILKVFVVNPSLKKSANILNVTHCLIVSGPPGVGKTTLAQVLAAEYSDDGWELVSITSIDDAFRAYQRDVRQFFVFDDFLGKIRLDPASLSRDDGKIARFISHIQRDKKKRFVLTTRAYILEAARAISEALDDRKIEMSEMVLNLSTYTRELKARILYNHLYHSDIDQESVQALLVGDTVRQIVDHRNYMPRIIQWMTDEIRQRGISPSEYPKAFLQTLENPDKIWDKAFRRHISQNARVLLYCMYFAENERFSEPGARLNKLRVFFDRAVVNFGVVTKDEVRSSLFEETLREVKSSFVVIDGDRANFINPSVQDYLSRESADARVLGTLASAVPSVAGAMSLWKKIDPRASAEIKKQVATALLDIITSGKVDGRGPLHELAGLIGHLILASGQTGYCDVIRRYKSDDLFWIDEGNLPPFIDELDSGRFSNLPHAGAYARYLRLHLHRYVSSDREYAMEIEELASLATALAASKVEMSEEFYKNFETAAEEAVDVLDMDAIGKSEDPEQVIGDWLENIDKIEQLMPAATFSFKKTDFEERVASIQWAQEQREREESVSPMRSHSPSAVTPSSTSFSNADIQSMFSSLRRSD
- a CDS encoding helix-turn-helix domain-containing protein, which translates into the protein MLNAIAVRDRVTQTELALALHTSQSTISKIMHGISQPRPKLRHRIEALAAPTEVSSHWLEKVGDAARSSPKFFKIVDAALALVNANE